The following proteins are encoded in a genomic region of Clostridium kluyveri:
- a CDS encoding methyl-accepting chemotaxis protein, whose translation MKWFYNLKVAVKLLIGFVLVAVVAAIIGIVGYNGMNSMNTSGNEIIDNRFPSIENLMIMGQAQTDVDSAENALLTKELVGKERQSQYDEIIAAFKRADDARNVFETLPQTPEEKLVWDKFVLSWDKWESDDAAYISLVKEFDVNKSDDIYQKMVQQAFITNGASFSAAKDLLNQLVDINKKSADDTFKNFDNIHISSAKTIIISVIIGFLLAIGLGIFISHIISRPVNKMVEAANKLAVGDININVEVNTKDEIGSLAESFRRIIANIQGHALAAERIAAGDLTFNVDIKSENDLLGKKLSEMVEKNNEVLTNINNAAEHVASSSKQVSDSSMALSQGATEQASSIEELTASLEEISSQTKLNAENANQVNELTKDAKSNAVQGNEQMKEMLKAMEEINDASGNISRIIKVIDEIAFQTNILALNAAVEAARVGQHGKGFAVVAEEVRNLAARSANAAKETTDMIENSIKKVEDGTKIAKDTANALNEIVNDVEKVANLVDDIAVASNEQATGIGQINQGIIQISQVVQTDSTTSEESAAASEELSSQAALLKKMVSRFSLKQSVKSYDNLDKLNPEVLRMLEKMAEKKNSNSTPTNDTYEEAAITKSIIALSDKEFGKY comes from the coding sequence ATGAAATGGTTTTATAATTTAAAGGTTGCTGTAAAACTTTTGATAGGTTTTGTACTTGTTGCTGTAGTTGCTGCAATTATAGGAATTGTGGGCTACAATGGTATGAATTCTATGAATACCTCAGGGAATGAAATTATAGATAACAGGTTTCCTAGTATTGAAAATTTAATGATAATGGGTCAAGCACAAACAGACGTTGATAGTGCAGAAAATGCATTACTGACAAAAGAATTAGTTGGAAAAGAAAGACAATCTCAGTACGATGAAATTATAGCTGCGTTTAAACGAGCTGATGATGCCAGAAATGTATTTGAAACATTGCCACAAACACCAGAAGAAAAACTTGTTTGGGATAAATTCGTCTTATCCTGGGATAAATGGGAAAGTGATGATGCTGCTTATATTAGTTTGGTTAAAGAGTTTGATGTTAACAAATCAGATGATATCTATCAGAAAATGGTTCAGCAAGCTTTTATAACTAATGGAGCATCATTTTCTGCTGCAAAAGATTTATTAAACCAACTTGTAGATATAAATAAAAAATCAGCAGATGATACTTTTAAAAATTTTGATAATATCCATATTTCATCTGCGAAAACAATTATTATATCTGTTATAATTGGATTTTTACTGGCAATTGGTCTTGGAATTTTCATATCCCACATTATAAGTAGACCAGTAAATAAGATGGTTGAGGCTGCAAACAAGCTTGCTGTTGGTGACATCAATATAAATGTTGAAGTAAATACTAAAGATGAAATAGGTAGTCTTGCAGAATCATTTAGAAGAATTATAGCCAATATTCAAGGACATGCTTTAGCTGCTGAAAGGATAGCTGCAGGTGATTTAACCTTTAATGTTGATATTAAATCAGAAAATGACCTGCTTGGTAAAAAATTATCTGAAATGGTTGAAAAAAATAATGAGGTACTAACAAATATAAATAATGCTGCAGAACATGTGGCCTCAAGTTCAAAACAGGTATCTGATTCAAGTATGGCTCTTTCACAAGGTGCAACAGAGCAGGCAAGTTCAATTGAAGAACTAACCGCTTCCCTTGAGGAGATATCTTCACAAACAAAACTAAATGCTGAAAATGCTAATCAAGTCAATGAACTGACTAAAGATGCTAAATCAAATGCAGTGCAGGGCAATGAACAGATGAAGGAAATGCTAAAGGCCATGGAAGAAATAAATGATGCTTCTGGTAACATTTCAAGGATCATTAAAGTAATTGATGAGATTGCATTTCAGACTAATATCCTTGCACTTAACGCCGCTGTGGAGGCTGCAAGAGTGGGTCAACATGGTAAAGGGTTTGCAGTTGTGGCCGAGGAAGTAAGAAACCTTGCTGCACGTTCAGCAAATGCTGCCAAGGAGACAACTGATATGATTGAGAATTCCATAAAGAAGGTTGAAGATGGTACAAAAATTGCAAAAGATACAGCTAATGCTCTTAATGAAATAGTAAATGATGTTGAAAAAGTAGCCAATCTTGTAGATGATATTGCTGTTGCCTCAAATGAGCAGGCTACGGGTATAGGACAGATTAACCAGGGAATTATACAAATATCACAGGTGGTACAAACTGATTCAACTACTTCTGAAGAAAGTGCTGCAGCAAGTGAAGAACTCTCCAGCCAAGCCGCACTCCTTAAAAAAATGGTAAGTAGGTTTAGCCTAAAACAAAGTGTTAAATCTTACGATAACTTAGATAAATTAAATCCAGAAGTATTAAGAATGCTTGAGAAAATGGCTGAAAAGAAGAATAGTAACTCAACTCCAACCAATGACACATATGAAGAAGCTGCAATTACAAAATCCATAATTGCATTAAGCGATAAAGAATTTGGCAAATATTAG
- a CDS encoding chemotaxis protein CheW — protein sequence MKIMEETLEFQEDTQKGKFLTFSLGEEDYGMEIRYVTEVIGLQPITQIPELPEHVRGIINLRGKIIPVMDVKLRFKKELKKYHHRTCVIVVDIKDISIGLIVDSISEVVAIPEQDIVPPPIVNKDLQNRYIKGIGKIGNGVKLILDCEKLIEEDELKNLNEAL from the coding sequence ATGAAAATAATGGAGGAAACTTTAGAGTTCCAGGAAGACACACAGAAAGGTAAGTTCCTGACATTCTCATTAGGAGAAGAAGACTACGGTATGGAAATTAGATATGTGACAGAAGTTATTGGCCTACAGCCTATAACTCAAATCCCAGAGCTTCCAGAGCACGTAAGAGGAATTATCAATTTAAGAGGCAAAATAATTCCAGTAATGGACGTAAAACTACGTTTTAAGAAAGAATTAAAAAAATACCACCATAGGACTTGTGTAATAGTAGTTGATATTAAAGACATATCAATTGGTCTTATTGTGGATAGCATTTCAGAAGTTGTGGCAATTCCAGAACAGGATATCGTCCCACCACCTATAGTAAATAAAGATCTGCAAAATAGATATATAAAAGGAATAGGCAAAATAGGAAATGGCGTAAAACTTATTTTGGATTGTGAAAAGTTGATTGAGGAAGATGAACTTAAAAATTTAAATGAGGCATTATAA